In a genomic window of Bactrocera dorsalis isolate Fly_Bdor unplaced genomic scaffold, ASM2337382v1 BdCtg013, whole genome shotgun sequence:
- the LOC105227591 gene encoding solute carrier family 25 member 45 isoform X2, giving the protein MGGMLFPFVTTGAINSILFGIYGNHLRQLRRVCHSDYQREQLEYQNMFIAGSIAGFVQSFIACPIELVKVRLQTHCYYNEYIFGQRRTPWGVFKKVIKVDGVSGLYRGLLPMMCRDVFPYGIYMMVYRQTVDFLETTPLVRKRRRSNEGSNVDFLVTTLAGAWAGILSWVCVIPFDVVKTIMQAESNKQYRNIRHCLVKNFKLYGWRRLFRGSWMLVVRAMPVNAATFLGYEYALEWFHKLNDSYI; this is encoded by the exons ATGGG AGGGATGCTATTTCCGTTCGTCACAACCGGCGCCATTAATTCAATACTCTTCGGTATCTATGGCAATCATTTGAGACAACTACGCCGGGTTTGCCACAGTGATTATCAGCGCGAACAGTTGGAGTATCAAAATATGTTCATTGCTGGATCCATTGCCGGCTTTGTCCAATCTTTTATAGCATGTCCTATTGAGTTGGTCAAAGTGAGGCTTCAGACACATTGTT attataatgaatatattttcggACAAAGGCGAACACCGTGGggtgtttttaaaaaagttataaaagttGACGGAGTTTCTGGATTGTACAGAGGCTTGTTACCTATGATGTGTCG CGATGTGTTTCCTTACGGTATTTATATGATGGTGTACCGTCAAACTGTTGACTTTCTAGAAACTACACCGTTAGTCCGTAAACGTCGAAGGTCAAATGAAGGTTCTAATGTTGACTTTCTGGTGACAACATTGGCGGGCGCTTGGGCTGGTATTCTTTCATGGGTGTGTGTGATTCCTTTCGATGTGGTGAAGACTATAATGCAAGCGGAGAGTAATAAACAATACCGTAACATCAGGCATTGTTTggtgaaaaatttcaaa CTATATGGATGGCGCCGTTTATTCCGTGGCAGTTGGATGTTAGTGGTTCGTGCAATGCCTGTAAATGCAGCAACATTTTTAGGATACGAATATGCTTTGGAATGGTTTCACAAATTAAATGACTCATATATTTGA
- the LOC105227591 gene encoding solute carrier family 25 member 45 isoform X1 has product MKLDDFGAGCVGGACGVLIGHPLDTIKTWQQASNSSVPKAIRQIYNRNNGLNGFYRGMLFPFVTTGAINSILFGIYGNHLRQLRRVCHSDYQREQLEYQNMFIAGSIAGFVQSFIACPIELVKVRLQTHCYYNEYIFGQRRTPWGVFKKVIKVDGVSGLYRGLLPMMCRDVFPYGIYMMVYRQTVDFLETTPLVRKRRRSNEGSNVDFLVTTLAGAWAGILSWVCVIPFDVVKTIMQAESNKQYRNIRHCLVKNFKLYGWRRLFRGSWMLVVRAMPVNAATFLGYEYALEWFHKLNDSYI; this is encoded by the exons GGGCATGCGGTGTTCTCATCGGTCATCCTTTGGACACTATTAAAACATGGCAACAAGCTTCGAATTCATCAGTACCAAAGGCTATACGTCAAATCTACAATCGTAACAATGGG TTAAATGGCTTTTACAGAGGGATGCTATTTCCGTTCGTCACAACCGGCGCCATTAATTCAATACTCTTCGGTATCTATGGCAATCATTTGAGACAACTACGCCGGGTTTGCCACAGTGATTATCAGCGCGAACAGTTGGAGTATCAAAATATGTTCATTGCTGGATCCATTGCCGGCTTTGTCCAATCTTTTATAGCATGTCCTATTGAGTTGGTCAAAGTGAGGCTTCAGACACATTGTT attataatgaatatattttcggACAAAGGCGAACACCGTGGggtgtttttaaaaaagttataaaagttGACGGAGTTTCTGGATTGTACAGAGGCTTGTTACCTATGATGTGTCG CGATGTGTTTCCTTACGGTATTTATATGATGGTGTACCGTCAAACTGTTGACTTTCTAGAAACTACACCGTTAGTCCGTAAACGTCGAAGGTCAAATGAAGGTTCTAATGTTGACTTTCTGGTGACAACATTGGCGGGCGCTTGGGCTGGTATTCTTTCATGGGTGTGTGTGATTCCTTTCGATGTGGTGAAGACTATAATGCAAGCGGAGAGTAATAAACAATACCGTAACATCAGGCATTGTTTggtgaaaaatttcaaa CTATATGGATGGCGCCGTTTATTCCGTGGCAGTTGGATGTTAGTGGTTCGTGCAATGCCTGTAAATGCAGCAACATTTTTAGGATACGAATATGCTTTGGAATGGTTTCACAAATTAAATGACTCATATATTTGA